From a region of the Gossypium raimondii isolate GPD5lz chromosome 10, ASM2569854v1, whole genome shotgun sequence genome:
- the LOC105778427 gene encoding ATP-dependent permease PDR12: protein MGDVEIEEVSGGVNGGAEVQQGEEGLGRGRGEGNRMYLVWEELTVALPNFGNGPTRRLLDGVTGCAQPGRIMAIMGPSSSGKSTLLNALASFRLYPSPNLTTTILNIMAAFMSREYKYNRQAFNQKAQSMTEKYAKAGAGESSCSYQCTETKVDSTMCAEESRQYGISGVLSYGLLNTIYYLITFLLV from the exons ATGGGTGACGTGGAGATAGAGGAGGTGAGCGGCGGTGTTAATGGAGGTGCAGAAGTGCAGCAGGGTGAGGAAGGGTTGGGGAGAGGGAGAGGGGAAGGAAATAGGATGTACTTGGTGTGGGAAGAACTGACGGTGGCGCTGCCCAACTTTGGGAATGGACCGACCAGGAGATTGCTGGATGGAGTAACCGGGTGCGCTCAACCTGGTAGAATCATGGCCATCATGGGTCCTTCTAGCTCTGGCAAATCCACTTTACTCAATGCCTTAGCAAGTTTTCGCCTCTATCCATCCCCCAACTTAACCACCACAATCCTCAATATTATGGCTGCATTTATG AGTAGGGAATACAAATATAATAGACAAGCTTTTAACCAAAAAGCACAATCAATGACTGAAAAATATGCCAAGGCTGGAGCTGGAGAAAGCAGTTGTAGCTATCAATGCACTGAAACTAAAGTTGATTCAACGATG TGTGCTGAAGAATCGAGACAATATGGAATTTCTGGGGTGTTGTCTTATGGGCTACTGAATACAATTTACTACCTCATTACCTTTCTCTTGGTGTG